GCGATAGACGAACCGCTTTGCGGTTGCACGCTTGCCCTGGGCATCATCACCGTGACCAGGCTCTTTTTGCTGAGGAACACCCCCACCGCCTTGGTCCTGAAAAAGCTATTCCAGCACATTCATGTCCTTGATCTGCTTCTGATGGTTATCGGGAAAGTCCAGGTGGCTCGAGATCTCAGGATCGCTTCTGTAGTGGCTTTGCTTCGCAAAGCAGTTCGCCGGTCATGCGTTGGCAGCGCTTGGAGAGCTCGGTGCTGCTTCGCTCAGCAAAAGTAGCTACCCGTGCTTCCCCTCCCGGATACGCCGGCTGATCCTTTCCTTGGTCAATCCGCGCAGTTCCTCTTTCGTCACCTGAGACCTCTTTATCGATAGAAGTTCTCCTCTATCCCTCAAAGCATGTTGAAAACGTAGTAACGTAGGCACGTGGATACACCCAACTATGCAGACTTAATGTCACAAGTTCAATCACTAGCTGATCGCGTTCATAAGATCGAGAGGATAATCCAGGGCACACTGTCCCTCCCGCCGGACAAGTTTTGGGCTCTACATGCTCTCGCACAGGGCGATGATGGTGAGGGGAGGATTGTTTACGCCGGTGTTTTAGAGACCCCGAAGGCTGGACGGGTAGCCTGGCAGAAAGAAGCTGTGGTTGCTGAGTTGCTCAAAGCGGATTGGACACAGGAAGCCCCAGTGCTCAGGGCACTAGGACACCCTATACGACTAGCAATCCTGAAATCCCTGCTCATGGGCCCGCAGACCATCCAGGAGCTCTTGGAGATTCCTGGTTTGGGCACCAGTGGGCAGCTATACCACCATCTTCGCGAACTTCAGGCCGCTGGTTGGGCACACCAGGAGCGCCGCAATTGTTACGCTATTCCGAAGGATCGAATTGTTCCTTTGTTAGTAATAATAGCTATCGCCTTAAGCTAAGTTAAGCACACAACAGGTTTCCCACAAAAGCCCTCTCCACCACGACATTTAGGGATGGGGCATTTCATGTAGATCTACTGGGCACGTGGGGGTGTTTAGGCAGTCTACTGGTTCGCGGCACAGCTCGAGTCCCGGAAAAAGTTTTCTATACCCCCTTTCTAGAGCCTACTTAGCTTGACATCAAATTGATGATTGTGCTATTAGATTATACGTAAATGCATAATTTAGGTGCATTTACAATTTAGCGTCAGAAGGAGGCTAATACATGCGCAAGTTGAAGGCGATGGTTCTTTCTGGGGTGTTGTTGGCCGGTGGTTTAGCCTGGGTAGGTGGAACCCCTTCTATAGCCTATGCATCTACACCGACAGAGCAGGCCCAGGCTATTGAGCCTGAGGCTTGGCCAGCAGTGGTCGCTGTCGCGGCACGGGCAGCTGCCTGGGCCGCCGAGGCGGCGGTTAAGGCAGTAGCAGCCTACGTTGCTGTTAAAGCTGCTCAAGCTGTTCTTAACGGACAAGGGCCTGCTCACGTGAGCGAAGCTTTGCTGCCCGAGGCGGTACTTGACTGAATTACTTTGCCAGGTCGAGCTAAAGACTTTAGCTCGACCTGGCTCACGGAGTAGCAAATATGCACCTTCGGTATGCAATCTACACTCTAGCTCTGGGAGTGTTAGCCGTACATTTCGTACTGACATTGATTTATGTATCGCCGCCAAACCCCGTTAAGACACTCACCAACCTACCACAACGGTACGTTGGGCGTTTCTTTTATCAAGATTGGGGTCTCTTCGCACCTAACCCCATTAGCATGGATATACGAGTGTTGATAAGCTGCTTAGCAGATGGTTATGGCCCGACACCCCTTCTCGATATAAACCAGGGTTTTTCAAAACTTCGTTACTCAAACGGTTATGACCGAGTGAACCGGATTGCTGCCAATTACGCGCACAGTCGTATTACCCTCTATCGGAGCCAGATGCCCTACACGAAATTGTGCATCCAGACCCCAGACCACCCTCACTGTAATGCATTCAGATTTACAGACGAGGAACGCAAGAATGCTGCCGAGGAAGGTTTGAAGCGTGTCGCTTCAGCATTTTGCGCTGACATTTCTAAAGCCAAATCCATTAAATATAAAAAGGCTCATATTTGGATCTTATTGTCAGAAGTGCCACGTTGGTCAAAACGTCACAGGGAAGGCCGGAAAGAATCTGCGCTGGACCTCGGGGTAGTCAAATTAGAAGAATCTCGGGCGTTTGGGATATGGAGGGAAGATGGTTAGTTTGTGGAGTTTTTTTAATATTTTAGAATCGCAGCCTTTTAATCGAATTGGCGCACGACTCTTGCAAATCGGGGTCGGTGGGGTGATATTGTACCGCACAGTTACCGAGCTGCCCTTCGCGCAATACCTCTATGGTCCGAACGGCGCGGCCATGGGGTCAACTATAGCCTTGTTAGGTCCCACAGGCGTTTGGGTTGACGCGGTCTTTTATAGTACTTGGGGTGTTTATTTAATTCTTGCCCTTTGGGGATTGGGAGGACTAGGCCTAATACTGGGCTTCCGACCCCGGCTTAGCACGCTGCTTGCTCTGATGGGCAGTTTGTTGGTTGAGTTAAGGAATAACACTAGTGATGGCGGTGACAACATTTCGCGTCTATTGCTTTTATACATGCTCTTTTTCCATCCCCGCCTCGAGAAGCCTTCGGCGATAAGGCCGGGCGCCGCAGTTTTCTTTCATAACATCGGAGTCGTATCAGTTTATCTTCAATTGATCATCCTATACCTAGTTTCTGCAACTACCAAATTGCAAGGGGAAGCGTGGATTAGCGGCACTGCTGTCTACTATGTAACTCAATTAGATAGTTATGGCCCCCCATGGGCTCCGGTTCGTGAACTCTTCAAAAATCCGTGGATTGCGACGTTAGCCACCTATAGCACCATCATTTATCAGATGTTCTTTCCAGCTATGCTATTGGCTCCTCCGACATGGAAAATCTTCTGGACAGTATTCGGAATTTTGCTTCACCTAAATTTTGCGATTCTGATGGGTTTAGTGACCTTTTCCACAGTAATGATCTCTCTTCTTCTATTTACCTTGCGTGACAAAGAGTGGGCTCTGATCGCTCAGATTATAAAGCGTTGGATTCCAAGACTTACCGTGTTTGTGGATAGCAATTGCGCATACTGTAATCGAGCCGGTCGTTGGATCAACCGTATGGATCTGCTTGGTCTCTGCCGGGTGACCTCCTACCGGACGGACATGAGCTTCAGACACTATAACCTGGATTTCGAAGCTGTAGATCGAGAGATGCACGTAGTAAGACAACTGGGGGATAAATATAGGATTTTTCGAGGATTTGACGCAGTTGTTGCGCTGACGAAACACCTTCCCCCGCTTTGGCCAGTTCTGCCGATAGCCGTTCTACTCCAGGTGTCTGGACTTGGGCCGAAACTGTACCGCTGGCTAGCAGACCACCGGGTATTAGTCACGGCAGGAACCTGTCAGGGTGAATCCTGCCCTATTAGGAGTCAATCGTAGAATGATGCGATCGTCACCGTGGTTGGAAAAGGTTTTCTATCTAGCGCTGCTGTACTCCTTGCTGCTTGAATTCCTTGTCCCTGAACTTCAAAAAGTGTGGGCAATAAAACTCGGCCTATACCTTGCAACCGGATTCATGTTGCTGTACCTCCTGACATGGCTGCTACAATGGCTAGGCCGAGTGCGAAAGCATCCTAGGGCGGCTATAAGCTTAGCGTTGAGCCTCCTCTCCCCACCTATCCTTGCAACGGGCTTCCTCCAGCTTATCGGTGGATTCGTGGCCTTAGCCCGCTACCGCTTCCGCCCACCCACCGCAGAAGTGTACAGGCAGCAGGTTAGCTACACCCTTCCTTTCAAGGGGGTGTGGTGGGTCGCCAATGGCGGACCAGACGCATCTACTTCGCACTCCTGGGATCTCATAGGCCAGCGCTACGCCTACGATTTCGTCATTACTGATGACGGTGGGAAGAGCTATCGCCATGACGGGCGGCGAGTTGAGGATTACTATGCCTTCGGGGCTCCGGTGTTGGCGTCGGCAGACGGTATCGTGGTAGCAGTCCAAGACCGTCACCGCGACTGCCCATGGCCAGGAATAATTGACCCTTTAGCCTGGAGCATTCTTGGCAATTACGTGGTGATTCGCCATGCGGATAGCGAGTA
The Meiothermus sp. Pnk-1 genome window above contains:
- a CDS encoding DCC1-like thiol-disulfide oxidoreductase family protein, which gives rise to MVSLWSFFNILESQPFNRIGARLLQIGVGGVILYRTVTELPFAQYLYGPNGAAMGSTIALLGPTGVWVDAVFYSTWGVYLILALWGLGGLGLILGFRPRLSTLLALMGSLLVELRNNTSDGGDNISRLLLLYMLFFHPRLEKPSAIRPGAAVFFHNIGVVSVYLQLIILYLVSATTKLQGEAWISGTAVYYVTQLDSYGPPWAPVRELFKNPWIATLATYSTIIYQMFFPAMLLAPPTWKIFWTVFGILLHLNFAILMGLVTFSTVMISLLLFTLRDKEWALIAQIIKRWIPRLTVFVDSNCAYCNRAGRWINRMDLLGLCRVTSYRTDMSFRHYNLDFEAVDREMHVVRQLGDKYRIFRGFDAVVALTKHLPPLWPVLPIAVLLQVSGLGPKLYRWLADHRVLVTAGTCQGESCPIRSQS
- a CDS encoding M23 family metallopeptidase, which produces MSLLSPPILATGFLQLIGGFVALARYRFRPPTAEVYRQQVSYTLPFKGVWWVANGGPDASTSHSWDLIGQRYAYDFVITDDGGKSYRHDGRRVEDYYAFGAPVLASADGIVVAVQDRHRDCPWPGIIDPLAWSILGNYVVIRHADSEYSLLAHLRRGSVRVRPGDRVLRGQVLGECGNSGHSTEPHLHFQVQDHLSFFLAASLPVRYNRWCRVKGEYCQQMEEGFPVRGEHVVNFESAPNHLHFAR